In Rhodopirellula sp. P2, the DNA window CGTTAGGCGTCCAGAGACTCCAAGGACGCCCGAAGTTTTCGTCTGATGGATCGGCACGTGGTTTACAAAATCGGCACGTGGTTTGCAAAGCGTAGAAGCGTGAAATTGCGATGAAGACGCTCCTGTTGTGAGTGGTCGTTGTCGGTTTTGGACGCGGTCGATTGGAGACCGCGTTGTTGCTCCCCACTTTCGATTTGGATGTTGCCATGCAGTTGTTGTCGCTCATCCATTTGGGGTTCATGGTTGAGATCGGTGGTCCTCGTTCGCAGGACGCCCGTTGATGTCACACATTCACCAATTTCGAACCATATTGGCTGGTGCACGTCCGGAGCGTCGGCGTGAAAAGTCGGATGAATTGGTGGCTGTCGAGCAGCTGTCGAGACACGTCCAGTGGGCTTCGGTTGGCGTGTGGGTGTGCGTGGCATTTTTGACTTTGTACACGCTTTACATCGGTCGAAACCTGTTCATGCCGATCTTGGTCGCGGGTTTCGCGTTTCTCACATTGCGGCCAGTGGTTCGCGCGGCGACTCGCCTCGGAATCCCATCCGGTGTTGCCGCCACCGCGATCATGCTGGCGATTGCGACTGTCTTCGGAACGATCGGCTATGTGTTGTCTGGCCCAGCGCAAGACATGCTGCAGCAGGTGCCGGGATCGATGCCCGAAGTCAAAGACAAGCTGGGATTCATTTTTGACCATTTAGAAACCGTCAACCAAGCCACAGAAGACATCTCGGACACCGCCGATGCAGAGCAATTGACATCAGAAGAGAAGCCTGTGCCGGTCGAGATCAAACAGCCCGCTTGGACAACCTCGTCGCCGTTGATCGCCGGGACGGGAAACGCGGTTTCGTTTGTCTCCATTGCCGCGGCGCTGTTGTTCTTTTTGTTGGCGGCGGGTGATTCATTGATTGTCTCCGTCGTCAGCTCGTTGCCGTCCTTTTCGTCCAAGCGACGGTTCATCGAAGTCTTGGAAGGTGTTCAAGACGCTCTGAGTAGTTATCTGGCGTGGGTCACCAGCATCAACGCGTGTCTGGGGGTTTGTATCGGAACTGCAATGTGGTTGCTGGGGATGCCCTCGCCATTGTTGTGGGGAGTTGCGGCCATGTTTTTGAACTTCATTCCGATCGTGGGCGCGATGGTCGGTATCGCGATGGTGTTCTTCGTCGCTCTGGTCAGCTTTGAGCATGCATCGTTTGCATTCGTGGTCGCGGGGACGTATGCGACGCTGACCACATTGGAAGGTCAGTTCATCACACCGACTCTGTTGGGCAAATCGATGAAGCTGTCGTCCGTGCTGGTGTTCATCTCAATCGTGATTTGGGGATGGATGTGGGGAATGCTGGGTGTGTTCTTGGCCGTCCCGATTTTGATTGCGGTCGTGATGGTGATGGAGAAGTTGGAGGCCACTTCTTCGATGAATGCCATGTTGAACGGCGGCGTTGGAAAGGCCGCTGACCCTGAGTGATGCCATCGCATCGCTGATCTGACTTCCCCTTTTGCAATCGTATCAATTCAAACTCGTTTCTATTCCTCTTCTAGCAAAGAAGTTCTATGTCCGAAGAATCCAAGTGCCCGTTTCAAACTCAGCAATTCGGCCGGGCGGTCGATGACAATCAGCATTCGCAAACCGCTGGACCACGCGGACCCGTCTTGATGCAGGACGTTCACCTGGTCGAGAAGATGGCGCACTTCAATCGGGAACGGATTCCGGAACGGGTTGTTCACGCCAAAGGCTATGGAGCTTTCGGCACGTTCACGGTCACGAACGACATCACCAAGTACTGCATGGCGGATTTGTTCTCCGAAGTTGGCAAGAAAACGGAAACCTTTGCGCG includes these proteins:
- a CDS encoding AI-2E family transporter yields the protein MSHIHQFRTILAGARPERRREKSDELVAVEQLSRHVQWASVGVWVCVAFLTLYTLYIGRNLFMPILVAGFAFLTLRPVVRAATRLGIPSGVAATAIMLAIATVFGTIGYVLSGPAQDMLQQVPGSMPEVKDKLGFIFDHLETVNQATEDISDTADAEQLTSEEKPVPVEIKQPAWTTSSPLIAGTGNAVSFVSIAAALLFFLLAAGDSLIVSVVSSLPSFSSKRRFIEVLEGVQDALSSYLAWVTSINACLGVCIGTAMWLLGMPSPLLWGVAAMFLNFIPIVGAMVGIAMVFFVALVSFEHASFAFVVAGTYATLTTLEGQFITPTLLGKSMKLSSVLVFISIVIWGWMWGMLGVFLAVPILIAVVMVMEKLEATSSMNAMLNGGVGKAADPE